The Myxococcales bacterium genome includes the window CACGGGGTTTGACGTCGACCTGCGTACGTGGTTTGACATCGCGGTGCCGGCGCCCCAGGTACCGCGCCGGCTTATCGCCGACGCCCTGCGGTAGTCGCCCGCCCGCCGCTCGCCCTGGGCCCACTTCCGCGCTATGGTGGCACTGGCGCGCGATGCGGCCTATCTCCTGGGTATCTATGCAAAAAAAATCCTTGGTTCGAATCGGCATGGCGCTCGCTGTGGTGGCGGGCGTCGTGGCGCTCTTGATGTGGAAGCCGTGGGCGGGCAGCAGCGACGGCGCGCTGAAATACACCACGGTCGAGGTTAAGAAGGGCACGATTTCCGCGCAGGTAACCGCCACCGGCACGCTCGCGGCCAACAACACGGTGCTTGTCGGCGCTCAGGTCTCGGGCCGCGTTGTCGAAATTTTCGTCGACTTCAACGACAAGGTCAAAAAGGGCCAAGTCATCGCCCGGCTCGATCCGAGCGTGCTCGAGGCGCAGCTACAACAGCAATCGGCAAGCCTGGCCTCGGCCGACGCTAATTTGCAGCGCGCACAAGTGGTCCTTGAAGACGCCAAACGCCAATTCGAGCGACAAAAAGGCCTGCGCGAACAAGATCTAACCGCCGCCACCGCCTTTGAGGCAGCACAGGTCGCGCTCGACTCCGCGACCGCGGGTGTCGCCGTGGCGCAGGCGAGCAAACGCCAAGCCCAGGCCGCCGTGTCGCAGGCGCGGCTCAATCTCAGCTATTCGACGATCTACTCGCCGGTCGACGGCGTGGTGATCTCACGCTCGGTCGACGTCGGGCAAACCGTGGCGGCCTCGCTGCAAGCGCCGACGCTGTTCACGATTGCCGAAGACCTCGCGCGCATGAAAATCGACACCTCGGTCGCCGAAAGCGACATCGGCAACATCGCCGCCGAGATGAAGGCGGTGTTTACCGTCGATGCCTTTCCCGGCCGCAACTTCGACGGCCGCGTGCTGCAGGTGCGTTATTCGCCAACCACGGTGCAAGGCGTCGTGACCTACAACGCCGTGATCGCGGTCGATAACACCGACCTTTCGCTCAAGCCCGGCATGACCGCGAACATCACCTTTGTCCTCAATGAGGTCAAAGATGCGATCAAGCTGCCCAATTCGGCGCTGCGCTTTAAGCCGACGCCCGACGATATGAAGGCCTTGTTTGCCGCCTCGGGTATGAAGCGCCCCGAAGGCAAGGGCCCGCCCGGCGCAGGCGGACCACCAGGCGGTGGCCCAAGTGGCGGAGGTCCGAGCGGTGGCGGCGGCGGGCGTGGCCAAGGCGGTGGCGGCGCGGCAGACCGCGTGATGCTGTGGAAACTCGTCGATGGCAAGCCGCAACCCGCGCGGGTCAAGACCGGCCTCACCGATGGCTCGACGACGCAGCTCGTCGAAGGCGACATCAAAGAAGGCGACTTGCTCATCACCGAGGTCACCGGTGTACCCAAGGCCCGGCGCAAGATGGGGGCTTTTTAGTGAGCGCGCTGATCGAGATGCGCGGCATCTCGCGCGTGTATCGCATGGGCGATACCGAGCTGCGCGCGCTCGACGGCGTCGACGTCACCATTGAGCGCGGCGAGAGCGTGGCAATCATGGGCACCTCGGGGTCGGGCAAGTCGACCCTGATGAACATCATGGGTTGCCTCGATACGCCGACGAGCGGCACGTACAGCTTGCTTGGGCAAGACGTCGCCAAGATGACGCGCACCGAACTTGCGCAGGTACGCGGCGCGCGGCTTGGCTTTGTCTTCCAGAGCTTTAACCTGCTGTCTCGCACCACCGCGCTCGATAACGTCGCGCTGCCACTGATCTATCAAGGCGCGTCGGCTCGCGAGCGACGCGAACGCGCCGCGGCGGCGCTCGCCACGGTGGGCCTCGCTGAGCGCACCCACCATGTGCCCAGCGAGCTCTCGGGCGGCCAACAACAACGCGTCGCGATTGCCCGCGCGCTAGTGACGAAACCGGAAATCATCATGGCCGATGAGCCCACCGGCGCGCTCGATAGCAAGACCAGCGCCGATGTCATGGCGCTGCTGCAATCGCTGGTCGACGGCGGCTTTACGCTGATCTTGGTGACCCACGAGGCCGACATCGCGGCCTATGCCGGGCGCGTCATCGTGCTGCGCGATGGCAAGATCATCGAGGACCGCCGGCAAACCCCGGTGCGCGCGGTCAGCCACGCGGGAGGCGTTGCGGCATGAATGTGCGCGCCACCTTTTCGATCGCAGCCGTCGCGCTGATGCGCAACAAGATGCGCTCGGCGCTCACCGTGCTCGGCATCGTCATCGGCATCGCCGCCGTGGTCGCGACGGTGTCGATCGGCACCGGGGCCAAGGAGAGCGTCGGCAAGATCTTCGAGGCCATGGGCACCAACATGTTGACCGTGCGCTCCAACGCCACGCGCACCGCGGGCATTGCCGGCGCCGCGGGCAGCGGCACAACCCTGACCTGGGACGACCTGCAGGCCATCGACGATGAAGCCTCGGCCGTCGTGGCGCTGGCGCCGGTGATGGAGACGCGGACGCAGGTCGCCTCCGAAGAACAGAACTGGAATACGCAGATTACCGGCACCACGCCGAGCTATTTCAAGATTCGCAATTGGAAGAT containing:
- a CDS encoding efflux RND transporter periplasmic adaptor subunit, which translates into the protein MQKKSLVRIGMALAVVAGVVALLMWKPWAGSSDGALKYTTVEVKKGTISAQVTATGTLAANNTVLVGAQVSGRVVEIFVDFNDKVKKGQVIARLDPSVLEAQLQQQSASLASADANLQRAQVVLEDAKRQFERQKGLREQDLTAATAFEAAQVALDSATAGVAVAQASKRQAQAAVSQARLNLSYSTIYSPVDGVVISRSVDVGQTVAASLQAPTLFTIAEDLARMKIDTSVAESDIGNIAAEMKAVFTVDAFPGRNFDGRVLQVRYSPTTVQGVVTYNAVIAVDNTDLSLKPGMTANITFVLNEVKDAIKLPNSALRFKPTPDDMKALFAASGMKRPEGKGPPGAGGPPGGGPSGGGPSGGGGGRGQGGGGAADRVMLWKLVDGKPQPARVKTGLTDGSTTQLVEGDIKEGDLLITEVTGVPKARRKMGAF
- a CDS encoding ABC transporter ATP-binding protein, whose translation is MRGISRVYRMGDTELRALDGVDVTIERGESVAIMGTSGSGKSTLMNIMGCLDTPTSGTYSLLGQDVAKMTRTELAQVRGARLGFVFQSFNLLSRTTALDNVALPLIYQGASARERRERAAAALATVGLAERTHHVPSELSGGQQQRVAIARALVTKPEIIMADEPTGALDSKTSADVMALLQSLVDGGFTLILVTHEADIAAYAGRVIVLRDGKIIEDRRQTPVRAVSHAGGVAA